A region of Neovison vison isolate M4711 chromosome 7, ASM_NN_V1, whole genome shotgun sequence DNA encodes the following proteins:
- the LOC122913585 gene encoding 60S ribosomal protein L39-like codes for MYLKFSLFPHHPVVCCFLFLTVSSHKTFRTKRFLAKKQKHNHPIPQWFQMKTGNKIRYNFQRRHWRRTKLGL; via the coding sequence atgtatttaaagttttctctttttccccaccATCCTGTTGTGTGCTGCTTCCTGTTTCTGACTGTGTCTTCTCACAAGACTTTCAGGACCAAGCGATTCCtggccaagaaacaaaagcacaatCATCCCATTCCCCAGTGGTTTCAGATGAAAACTGGTAATAAAATCAGGTACAACTTCCAGAGGAGGCACTGGAGGAGAACCAAGCTGGGTCTCTAA